In Betta splendens chromosome 19, fBetSpl5.4, whole genome shotgun sequence, the following proteins share a genomic window:
- the LOC114845372 gene encoding serine/threonine-protein kinase tousled-like 2 isoform X2: MMEGLHSQALSLDPRRQELLEARFTGLGVAKSSANSESSNQSLCSAGSLSDKELETPEKRVNDQRSRKRKGDMYDSNSQGKGRGHKISDYFECQHSSPSSTGSAHTDSSSCSSVRIAPTVHCSHKATQSELTLLKLKALEKDKNSDLEKKEGRIDDLLRANCDLRRQVDEQQKMLELYKARLNKCVTMSKKLLIEKSKQEKMACRDKSMQDRLRLGHFSSVRHGASFTEQWTDGFAFQNLIKQQDRVNSQREEIEKQRKLLGKRKPPSMVQTPLLSMEQNRRKSRSNGQENDALSLAEYHEQEEIFKLRIGHLKKEEAEIQAELEHLERVRNLHIRELKRIHNEDNSQFKDHPTLNDRYLLLHLLGRGGFSEVFKAFDLTEQKFVAIKIHQLNKNWREEKKENYRKHACREYRIHKELDHPRIVKLYDYFSLDTDSFCTVLEYCEGNDLDFYLKQNKLMTEKEGRSIVMQIVNALKYLNQIRPPIIHYDLKPGNILLVNGTACGEIKITDFGLSKIMDDDSYSSVDGMELTSQGAGTYWYLPPECFVVGKDPPKISNKVDVWSVGVIFYQSLYGRKPFGHNQSQQDILQDNTILKATEVQFPPKPVVTTEAKAFIRRCLAYHKEDRVDVLQLANDPFLLPHMRKALGGSAPLTTPVPSTSSCYGNSASE, from the exons ATGATGGAAGGACTTCATAGTCAGGCTTTAAGCCTGGACCCACGCAGACAGGAGCTGCTTGAGGCTCGCTTCACTGGACTTGGTGTGGCCAAG agtTCAGCCAACAGTGAATCATCCAACCAGTCGCTGTGTAGTGCGGGTTCACTGAGTGACAAGGAACTGGAG ACCCCAGAGAAGAGAGTCAATGAccagagaagcaggaagagaaaaggagatATGTATGACAGCAATAGCCAGG GAAAAGGAAGAGGACACAAAATAAGTGACTATTTTGAG TGTCAGCACAGCAGTCCTTCATCCACAGGCTCAGCCCACACAGACTCTTCATCTTGCAGCTCGGTTAGGATAGCCCCCACCGTCCACTGCTCACACAAAGCCACCCAG TCAGAACTGACACTACTGAAACTCAAAGCATTGGAGAAGGACAAGAACTCTGAtctggagaagaaagaaggGAGGATAGACGACCTGCTTAGA GCTAACTGTGACTTGAGGCGTCAGGTAGATGAGCAGCAGAAGATGCTGGAGCTCTACAAGGCACGGCTTAACAAGTGTGTGACCATGAGCAAGAAACTGCTCATTGAGAAG TCAAAGCAGGAGAAGATGGCTTGCAGGGACAAAAGCATGCAGGACCGCTTACGTCTGGGTCATTTCAGTTCTGTGCGTCACGGAGCCTCCTTCACCGAGCAGTGGACTGATGGATTCGCCTTCCAGAACCTCATCAA GCAGCAAGACCGAGTCAATTCGCAGCGGGAAGAGATTGAGAAGCAGAGAAAACTGTTGGGCAAGAGGAAGCCTCCCTCCATGGTCCAGACTCCTCTACTCAGCATGGAACAGAACAGACGAAAGAGCAGGAGCAACGGCCAAGAGAATGACGC GTTGTCTTTGGCAGAATATCACGAGCAAGAGGAGATCTTCAAGCTTCGAATTGGCCATCTTAAAAAG gaggaggcagagatccaggcagagctggagcatTTGGAGCGAGTCAGAAACCTGCACATCCGGGAGCTGAAGAGAATCCATAATGAGGATAACTCACA ATTTAAAGACCACCCCACACTGAATGATCGATATCTGCTGTTACACTTACTTGGAAGAGGTGGTTTTAGTGAAGTCTTCAAG GCTTTTGATTTGACAGAGCAAAAATTTGTGGCCATTAAAATTCATCAACTCAACAAGAactggagagaggagaagaaagaaaattaCCGCAA ACATGCCTGTAGAGAGTATCGAATCCACAAAGAACTTGACCATCCGAGAATAGTCAAACTCTACGACTACTTCTCACTTGACACTGACTC GTTCTGCACAGTGCTGGAGTACTGTGAAGGCAATGATCTGGACTTTTACTTGAAGCAAAATAAGCTTATGACCGAGAAGGAGGGTCGCTCTATTGTCATGCAGATTGTCAATGCCCTCAAGTACCTCAACCAGATTCGGCCACCCATCATCCACTATGACCTCAAACCTG GAAACATCTTGTTGGTTAATGGCACAGCTTGTGGAGAGATTAAGATCACAGACTTTGGCCTGTCTAAGATCATGGATGATGACAGCTACAGCTCTGTAGATGGCATGGAGTTAACTTCACAAGGAGCAGGGACCTACTG GTATCTTCCTCCTGAATGCTTTGTTGTTGGCAAGGATCCCCCCAAAATATCCAACAAGGTGGATGTTTGGTCAGTGGGGGTCATCTTCTACCAGAGCTTATATGGACGCAAG CCCTTTGGCCATAACCAGTCACAGCAGGATATCCTACAGGACAACACCATACTCAAAGCCACTGAGGTGCAGTTTCCCCCCAAACCTGTGGTCACCACAGAAGCAAAG GCCTTTATTCGACGTTGCCTAGCTTATCACAAGGAGGATCGTGTGGATGTGCTGCAGCTGGCAAACGACCCCTTCCTATTGCCTCATATGCGAAAAGCTCTGGGCGGCAGCGCACCCCTGACAACTCCTGTTCCCTCCACTTCCAGCTGCTACGGCAACAGTGCCTCCGAATGA
- the LOC114845372 gene encoding serine/threonine-protein kinase tousled-like 2 isoform X1, translating into MMEGLHSQALSLDPRRQELLEARFTGLGVAKSSANSESSNQSLCSAGSLSDKELETPEKRVNDQRSRKRKGDMYDSNSQGKGRGHKISDYFEFAGNSGSGTSPARGIPSLCQHSSPSSTGSAHTDSSSCSSVRIAPTVHCSHKATQSELTLLKLKALEKDKNSDLEKKEGRIDDLLRANCDLRRQVDEQQKMLELYKARLNKCVTMSKKLLIEKSKQEKMACRDKSMQDRLRLGHFSSVRHGASFTEQWTDGFAFQNLIKQQDRVNSQREEIEKQRKLLGKRKPPSMVQTPLLSMEQNRRKSRSNGQENDALSLAEYHEQEEIFKLRIGHLKKEEAEIQAELEHLERVRNLHIRELKRIHNEDNSQFKDHPTLNDRYLLLHLLGRGGFSEVFKAFDLTEQKFVAIKIHQLNKNWREEKKENYRKHACREYRIHKELDHPRIVKLYDYFSLDTDSFCTVLEYCEGNDLDFYLKQNKLMTEKEGRSIVMQIVNALKYLNQIRPPIIHYDLKPGNILLVNGTACGEIKITDFGLSKIMDDDSYSSVDGMELTSQGAGTYWYLPPECFVVGKDPPKISNKVDVWSVGVIFYQSLYGRKPFGHNQSQQDILQDNTILKATEVQFPPKPVVTTEAKAFIRRCLAYHKEDRVDVLQLANDPFLLPHMRKALGGSAPLTTPVPSTSSCYGNSASE; encoded by the exons ATGATGGAAGGACTTCATAGTCAGGCTTTAAGCCTGGACCCACGCAGACAGGAGCTGCTTGAGGCTCGCTTCACTGGACTTGGTGTGGCCAAG agtTCAGCCAACAGTGAATCATCCAACCAGTCGCTGTGTAGTGCGGGTTCACTGAGTGACAAGGAACTGGAG ACCCCAGAGAAGAGAGTCAATGAccagagaagcaggaagagaaaaggagatATGTATGACAGCAATAGCCAGG GAAAAGGAAGAGGACACAAAATAAGTGACTATTTTGAG TTTGCTGGTAACAGTGGCTCAGGCACCAGTCCTGCCCGAGGCATCCCCTCGCTG TGTCAGCACAGCAGTCCTTCATCCACAGGCTCAGCCCACACAGACTCTTCATCTTGCAGCTCGGTTAGGATAGCCCCCACCGTCCACTGCTCACACAAAGCCACCCAG TCAGAACTGACACTACTGAAACTCAAAGCATTGGAGAAGGACAAGAACTCTGAtctggagaagaaagaaggGAGGATAGACGACCTGCTTAGA GCTAACTGTGACTTGAGGCGTCAGGTAGATGAGCAGCAGAAGATGCTGGAGCTCTACAAGGCACGGCTTAACAAGTGTGTGACCATGAGCAAGAAACTGCTCATTGAGAAG TCAAAGCAGGAGAAGATGGCTTGCAGGGACAAAAGCATGCAGGACCGCTTACGTCTGGGTCATTTCAGTTCTGTGCGTCACGGAGCCTCCTTCACCGAGCAGTGGACTGATGGATTCGCCTTCCAGAACCTCATCAA GCAGCAAGACCGAGTCAATTCGCAGCGGGAAGAGATTGAGAAGCAGAGAAAACTGTTGGGCAAGAGGAAGCCTCCCTCCATGGTCCAGACTCCTCTACTCAGCATGGAACAGAACAGACGAAAGAGCAGGAGCAACGGCCAAGAGAATGACGC GTTGTCTTTGGCAGAATATCACGAGCAAGAGGAGATCTTCAAGCTTCGAATTGGCCATCTTAAAAAG gaggaggcagagatccaggcagagctggagcatTTGGAGCGAGTCAGAAACCTGCACATCCGGGAGCTGAAGAGAATCCATAATGAGGATAACTCACA ATTTAAAGACCACCCCACACTGAATGATCGATATCTGCTGTTACACTTACTTGGAAGAGGTGGTTTTAGTGAAGTCTTCAAG GCTTTTGATTTGACAGAGCAAAAATTTGTGGCCATTAAAATTCATCAACTCAACAAGAactggagagaggagaagaaagaaaattaCCGCAA ACATGCCTGTAGAGAGTATCGAATCCACAAAGAACTTGACCATCCGAGAATAGTCAAACTCTACGACTACTTCTCACTTGACACTGACTC GTTCTGCACAGTGCTGGAGTACTGTGAAGGCAATGATCTGGACTTTTACTTGAAGCAAAATAAGCTTATGACCGAGAAGGAGGGTCGCTCTATTGTCATGCAGATTGTCAATGCCCTCAAGTACCTCAACCAGATTCGGCCACCCATCATCCACTATGACCTCAAACCTG GAAACATCTTGTTGGTTAATGGCACAGCTTGTGGAGAGATTAAGATCACAGACTTTGGCCTGTCTAAGATCATGGATGATGACAGCTACAGCTCTGTAGATGGCATGGAGTTAACTTCACAAGGAGCAGGGACCTACTG GTATCTTCCTCCTGAATGCTTTGTTGTTGGCAAGGATCCCCCCAAAATATCCAACAAGGTGGATGTTTGGTCAGTGGGGGTCATCTTCTACCAGAGCTTATATGGACGCAAG CCCTTTGGCCATAACCAGTCACAGCAGGATATCCTACAGGACAACACCATACTCAAAGCCACTGAGGTGCAGTTTCCCCCCAAACCTGTGGTCACCACAGAAGCAAAG GCCTTTATTCGACGTTGCCTAGCTTATCACAAGGAGGATCGTGTGGATGTGCTGCAGCTGGCAAACGACCCCTTCCTATTGCCTCATATGCGAAAAGCTCTGGGCGGCAGCGCACCCCTGACAACTCCTGTTCCCTCCACTTCCAGCTGCTACGGCAACAGTGCCTCCGAATGA
- the LOC114846344 gene encoding integrin beta-3-like: MGAVTARGILWTCVLVLIGIRDACASNVCTSRGASTCKQCLAVHPSCAWCFQEAFGQGVSRCDLKPNLVAAGCAPSALESPTSKMQVIEDRPLSNKAAGATQDVTQIKPQRLHITLRPDDAKRFTVKVRQVEDYPVDLYYLMDLSYSMNDDLFRLRTLGKGLAEAMNRTTSNLRMGFGAFVDKPISPYMYISPPEAVTNPCYSINTTCLPQFGYKHVLSLTEEVGRFTEEVRKQMVSRNRDAPEGGFDAIIQAAVCKERIGWRPGASHLLIFTSDAKTHVALDGRLAGIVQPHDGRCHLNSHNVYSMSTTMDYPSLALITEKMSENNINLIFAVTNPVVPLYQNYSELIPGTTVGTLSNDSGNVIQLILKAYARIRSKVELELQGVPEELSLSFNATCLNGELIPGLKSCSGLKIGDTVSFSVEARARGCPKQKKKSFIIKPVGFKDSLSITVTFECDCKCQAKAQPNSPKCNHGNGTYECGICMCHPGRLGSRCECAEGDYNPTEQDLCSGPAGPGGPQPAVCSGRGDCVCGQCVCHSSDFGEVWGKLCECDDFNCLRYKGELCSGHGACNCGFCQCEPDWQGENCNCSRRTDTCMSGLGLLCSGRGQCVCGACQCTQPGAYGPTCDKCPTCPDACTMKKECVECRHFKRGRLLEDNTCSRICKDEIELVDELVFHDTNAVNCTYKDEDDCVQRFQYYEDTSGKSMLFVIKEPDCPKGPDVLVVLLSVAGAILFLGLAALLIWKLLVTIHDRREFARFEEERARAKWDTVHNPLYKGATSTFTNITYRGKD; this comes from the exons ATGGGTGCTGTAACGGCGCGCGGGATATTATGGACGTGTGTGTTGGTTCTCATTGGAATTAGAGACGCCTGCG CTTCTAATGTCTGCACTTCCAGAGGAGCCAGCACGTGTAAGCAGTGTCTGGCCGTGCACCCCAGCTGCGCGTGGTGCTTTCAGGAG GCCTTTGGCCAGGGCGTGTCCCGCTGTGACCTGAAGCCCAACCTGGTGGCAGCCGGCTGCGCTCCTTCGGCCCTGGAGTCCCCCACCAGCAAAATGCAGGTGATCGAGGACCGGCCGCTCAGCAACAAGGCGGCGGGAGCCACGCAGGACGTCACCCAGATCAAGCCGCAGAGGCTCCACATCACGCTGAGGCCAG ATGATGCCAAGCGGTTCACAGTGAAGGTGCGTCAGGTGGAGGACTACCCCGTGGACCTCTACTACCTCATGGACCTCTCCTACTCCATGAACGACGACCTGTTCCGCCTGAGGACGCTGGGCAAAGGCCTGGCCGAGGCCATGAACCGCACCACCAGCAACCTCCGCATGGGGTTCGGGGCGTTCGTGGACAAGCCCATATCCCCGTACATGTACATCTCGCCCCCAGAGGCGGTGACCAACCCCTGCTACAG CATCAACACGACGTGTCTGCCGCAGTTCGGCTACAAACACGTTCTGTCCCTGACGGAGGAAGTGGGCCGCTTCacggaggaggtgaggaagcagATGGTGTCCAGGAACCGCGACGCCCCGGAGGGAGGCTTCGATGCCATCATCCAGGCCGCCGTGTGCaag GAGCGGATCGGCTGGCGTCCGGGCGCCTCCCACCTTCTCATCTTCACCTCGGACGCTAAGACCCACGTGGCGCTGGACGGGCGGCTGGCGGGGATCGTGCAGCCCCACGACGGGCGCTGCCACCTGAACTCCCACAACGTGTACAGCATGTCCACgaccatg GACTACCCGTCTCTTGCTCTGATCACAGAGAAGATGTCGGAGAACAACATCAACCTCATCTTCGCCGTCACCAACCCCGTGGTTCCTCTGTACCAG AACTACAGCGAGCTGATTCCTGGCACCACGGTGGGAACGCTGTCCAACGACTCGGGCAACGTGATTCAGCTCATACTCAAGGCCTACGCT AGGATCCGTTCcaaggtggagctggagcttcaggGCGTCCCAGAGGAGCTGTCCCTGTCCTTTAACGCCACCTGTCTGAACGGAGAGCTCATCCCCGGCCTCAAGTCCTGCTCCGGACTCAAAATAGGCGACACA GTCTCTTTTAGCGTGGAGGCCAGAGCTCGTGGTTGCcccaaacagaagaagaagtcctTCATCATCAAACCCGTGGGCTTCAAGGACTCCCTCTCCATCACCGTCACCTTCGAGTGTGACTGCAAGTGCCAGGCTAAAGCCCAGCCCAACAGCCCCAAGTGTAACCACGGCAACGGCACCTACGAGTGCGGCATCTGCATGTGCCACCCCGGCCGCCTGGGGTCGCGCTGCGAGTGCGCGGAGGGCGACTACAACCCCACGGAGCAGGACCTGTGCAGCGGGCCCGCGGGCCCCGGGGGGCCCCAGCCGGCCGTGTGCAGCGGCCGCGGCGACTGCGTGTGCGGCCAGTGCGTGTGCCACAGCAGCGACTTCGGCGAAGTGTGGGGCAAGCTGTGCGAGTGCGACGACTTCAACTGCCTGCGCTACAAGGGGGAGCTGTGCTCGG GTCACGGCGCGTGCAACTGCGGCTTCTGCCAGTGTGAGCCCGACTGGCAGGGCGAGAACTGCAACTGCTCGCGGCGCACGGACACCTGCATGTCCGGCCTGGGCCTCCTGTGCAGCGGCCGGGGCCAGTGCGTGTGCGGCGCCTGCCAGTGCACGCAGCCCGGCGCCTACGGGCCCACGTGCGACAAGTGCCCCACCTGCCCCGACGCCTGCACCATGAAGAA GGAGTGCGTGGAGTGCAGGCACTTCAAGAGGGGGAGGCTGCTCGAAGACAACACCTGCTCCCGCATCTGCAAGGACGAGATTGAGCTCGTTGATGAATTGG TTTTCCACGACACGAATGCCGTGAACTGCACTTACAAGGACGAGGACGACTGCGTGCAGCGATTCCAGTACTACGAGGACACCAGTGGCAAGTCGATGCTGTTCGTCATCAAAGAGCCAG ACTGCCCCAAGGGTCCAGACGTTCTGGTGGTGCTTCTGTCGGTGGCGGGCGCCATCTTGTTCCTCGGGCTGGCGGCCCTGCTCATCTGGAAGCTGCTGGTCACCATCCACGACAGGCGGGAGTTCGCCAGGTTTGAGGAGGAGCGCGCTCGCGCTAAGTGGGACACG GTCCATAATCCTCTCTATAAAGGAGCCACCTCTACCTTCACAAACATCACATACAGAGGAAAAGACTGA
- the cpn1 gene encoding carboxypeptidase N catalytic chain, whose translation MQRWLGAVLLGLMGLTGLPASGSDFQHHRYEDMVRALFAVQRQCPYVTRIYSVGRSVEGRHLYVLEFSDHPGVHEALEPEFKYVGNMHGNEVLGRELLIKFSEFLCEEYRAGNQRITRLIHDTRIHILPSMNPDGYEVAARQGPELNGYLVGRGNARDVDLNRNFPDLNALMYYYEKNKGRNHHLPLPDNWEQQVEPETLAVIKWMQSYNFVLSANLHGGAVVANYPFDKSRDARVRGRSTHSATPDDRLFRQLARTYSYAHSWMHKAWNCGDFFEEGITNGAGWYSLSKGMQDFNYLYTNCFEITLELSCDKFPPASALPREWLGNREALVLYLEQVHHGIKGMVYDENNNPVGKAEISVAGINHDVTGGVEGDYFRLLLPGTYTVTASAPGYLPSTSTVTVGPAEATRLDFYLKTAPKQHLKVKHHSGKRNPSSLKAPLKLGPR comes from the exons ATGCAGCGCTGGCTCGGCGCCGTCCTGCTGGGCCTGATGGGGCTGACGGGGCTCCCGGCGTCGGGCTCCGACTTCCAGCACCACCGCTACGAGGACATGGTGCGGGCGCTGTTCGCCGTGCAGCGCCAGTGCCCCTACGTCACGCGCATCTACAGCGTGGGGCGCAGCGTGGAGGGGCGCCACCTCTACGTGCTGGAGTTCAGCGACCACCCGGGGGTCCACGAGGCAC TGGAGCCCGAGTTCAAGTACGTGGGCAACATGCACGGCAACGAAGTGCTCGGCCGGGAGCTGCTCATCAAGTTCTCCGAGTTCCTGTGCGAGGAGTACCGGGCGGGGAACCAGCGCATCACCAGGCTGATCCACGACACGCGCATCCACATCCTGCCCTCCATGAACCCGGACGGCTACGAGGTGGCGGCCAGACAG GGCCCGGAGCTCAACGGCTACCTGGTGGGTCGGGGCAACGCCAGAGATGTGGACCTGAACCGGAACTTCCCCGACCTGAACGCCCTCATGTATTACTACGAGAAAAACAAAGGGCGAAACCACCACCTGCCTCTGCCGGACAACTGGGAGCAACAG GTTGAACCAGAGACGCTAGCCGTCATTAAGTGGATGCAGAGCTACAACTTCGTCCTGTCCGCCAACCTCCACGGAGGCGCCGTGGTCGCCAACTACCCCTTCGACAAGTCGAGGGACGCCAGGGTGCGCGGGAGGAGCACGCACTCGGCCACGCCGGACGACCGGCTCTTCAGACAG CTGGCGAGGACCTACTCGTACGCCCACAGCTGGATGCACAAGGCCTGGAACTGCGGGGACTTCTTCGAAGAGGGGATCACCAACGGGGCCGGCTGGTACTCCCTGTCCAAAG GCATGCAGGACTTCAACTACCTGTACACCAACTGCTTCGAGATCAccctggagctgagctgcgACAAGTTCCCGCCGGCGTCGGCGCTGCCCAGAGAGTGGCTCGGCAACCGCGAGGCCTTGGTGTTATACCTAGAGCAG GTGCATCATGGAATAAAAGGCATGGTCTACGACGAGAACAACAACCCTGTGGGCAAAGCTGAGATCTCGGTAGCTGGCATCAACCATGATGTGACCGGTG GGGTGGAGGGGGACTACTTCAGACTCCTGTTACCGGGCACCTACACTGTGACGGCCTCTGCACCAGGTTACCTCCCGTCCACCAGCACCGTCACGGTGGGACCAGCTGAAGCCACACGG CTTGATTTTTACTTGAAAACGGCGCCAAAACAACACCTGAAAGTAAAGCACCACAGCGGGAAGAGGAACCCCTCATCTCTCAAGGCTCCCTTAAAGCTCGGCCCTAGATGA